Proteins encoded in a region of the Teredinibacter purpureus genome:
- the flgC gene encoding flagellar basal body rod protein FlgC, with protein sequence MSLSNIFNVAGSGMNAQSIRLNTTASNIANAETASSSSELTYRGRHPVFSAVQAAALQGNTMSAQHDTPESMGVRVQGIVESDAPLQPRYEPENPNANEDGYVYYPNVNIVEEMTNMISASRSFQVNVEVMNAAKQMVQRVLSLGQ encoded by the coding sequence ATGAGCTTATCCAATATTTTTAATGTCGCGGGTTCGGGTATGAATGCACAAAGCATTCGCCTCAATACCACGGCCAGTAATATTGCCAATGCAGAAACGGCCAGTTCAAGTAGTGAATTAACCTACCGTGGTAGGCACCCAGTATTTTCGGCGGTTCAGGCCGCAGCGCTACAGGGCAACACCATGTCTGCTCAACATGATACGCCCGAATCTATGGGTGTGAGAGTGCAGGGAATTGTAGAAAGTGATGCACCTTTACAACCCCGTTACGAGCCCGAAAACCCCAATGCAAATGAAGACGGATACGTATATTACCCGAACGTTAATATCGTAGAAGAAATGACGAATATGATCTCGGCTTCTCGCTCATTTCAAGTAAATGTAGAAGTGATGAACGCGGCCAAGCAAATGGTTCAACGGGTATTATCATTGGGCCAATAA
- the flgB gene encoding flagellar basal body rod protein FlgB, translating into MAISFDQALGVHESALRLRGQRAGILASNLANVDTPGYKAKDLNFQQALASRLGDKSGNMSLRATRNGHLQFDDKSLGELDTLYRTPSQPSIDGNTVEEQVEHAEFMKNNLDFQASFTFLNSKFKGLTKAIRGE; encoded by the coding sequence ATGGCAATCTCATTCGATCAAGCGCTCGGTGTTCATGAATCAGCTTTGCGTCTACGGGGCCAGCGTGCCGGCATACTGGCCAGCAATTTAGCGAATGTGGATACGCCAGGTTATAAAGCCAAAGATCTTAATTTTCAGCAAGCACTAGCGTCACGGCTGGGCGATAAGTCGGGCAATATGAGCTTGCGTGCTACTCGTAACGGACACCTACAGTTTGATGACAAAAGCTTGGGTGAGCTGGATACCCTATACCGTACACCCAGCCAGCCCAGTATTGATGGCAATACAGTAGAAGAACAAGTGGAACATGCTGAATTTATGAAAAACAATTTAGATTTCCAAGCGAGTTTTACATTTCTCAATAGCAAGTTTAAAGGGCTGACAAAAGCCATTCGTGGTGAATAA